Proteins encoded in a region of the Polyodon spathula isolate WHYD16114869_AA chromosome 9, ASM1765450v1, whole genome shotgun sequence genome:
- the LOC121320787 gene encoding CD276 antigen-like has translation MYGLSMAGTFASKDRGCRKCLFLLFLSAVTVCQGNSWDTVIRGEIGKTVTLPCNHTAVQKERQENVMIYWQTDDDDVVHEFSKGKEELQHLGEAYKNRTRIFPDELGKGNFSVQIAPVRHTDANIYICYFNNAGGSMSNPCIIKLEVTASFTDPLINLGPCWKSGEQVERNVSCISNGGYPKPQVHWSIQNGETLVHLQGQTNFTQDPDSGLYIIDSQVTVNFTEGLTISCSIENKKTGENKTSSLQGCLITVPPGFPGSILAGVAGVVIVLVIAGCIKVYSKRNQRNEQQNAASSEVTGNPNTSQLNAISGKQSSCTVAIHESGEEGNEERLPLNKTENNQVDSATLSTGVDMFPA, from the exons ATGTATGG acTATCAATGGCAGGGACGTTTGCTTCCAAGGACAGGGGCTGCCGGAAATGCTTGTTTTTGCTGTTCCTGTCGGCAG TTACAGTATGCCAAGGAAACTCGTGGGACACCGTAATCCGGGGGGAAATTGGAAAAACAGTGACTCTTCCTTGCAACCATACGGCAGTTCAGAAAGAAAGACAGGAAAATGTGATGATATACTGGCAGACTGACGATGATGACGTGGTCCATGAGTTCAGTAAGGGAAAAGAAGAGTTGCAGCATCTGGGCGAAGCATATAAGAACAGGACAAGAATATTTCCAGATGAGTTGGGAAAAGGGAATTTCTCTGTACAGATAGCCCCAGTTAGACACACAGATGCCAATATTTATATCTGCTACTTTAATAACGCCGGAGGCTCCATGTCAAACCCATGCATTATTAAACTGGAAGTCACAG CAAGTTTTACAGACCCATTAATAAACCTAGGCCCTTGCTGGAAAAGTGGGGAACAAGTAGAAAGAAATGTAAGTTGCATTTCAAATGGAGGATATCCAAAGCCTCAAGTACATTGGAGCATACAGAATGGAGAAACCCTTGTGCATCTGCAGGGACAGACGAACTTTACACAGGATCCTGACAGTGGGCTCTACATTATTGACAGTCAGGTGACTGTCAACTTTACTGAAGGGCTTACCATCAGCTGCTCCATTGAGAACAAGAAAACAGGAGAGAACAAAACATCATCTTTACAAGGCT GTCTAATCACAGTTCCTCCTGGCTTCCCAGGAAGCATTTTGGCTGGTGTAGCAGGAGTCGTAATTGTTTTGGTGATAGCGGGATGCATCAAGGTTTACAGCAAAA GAAACCAAagaaatgaacaacaaaatgcAGCCTCAAGTGAAGTGACAG GAAACCCAAATACAAGTCAGTTAAATGCAATTTCAG GCAAGCAGTCAAGTTGTACTGTTGCAATACATGAATCGGGAGAGGAAGGGAACGAGGAACGACTTCCACTGAACAAAACAGAGAATAACCAAGTGGACTCAGCGACATTAAGTACAGGAGTTGACATGTTTCCTGCATAA